One window from the genome of Deinococcota bacterium encodes:
- a CDS encoding FtsX-like permease family protein has product MIFWIGLRNLRVRALATFLTVWVVALATAIALVVPLTLRQLDRGATEAVQVFDLLVTAKGSPTQAVLSSLFYLDVPIGNLPYARYRALADDPRTVRAVPLGFGDNVRGYPLVGTTAEFFSLRLEQGAAPYFRLRQGEAFALPFQAVLGARVAQAMGLGLGDAFGTTHGHVHIPELEGAAHAHVHPATQREIREEIRRLQAQVGEAGDEAQRLDLRRQLRSELARLHQDAGVPAGDDWTAGLQHAEEYTVVGVLEPTGGPVDQAVLVDLESLWLVHGQFDPASRGVTAILYTAERLSDYYAVAQEVNASPDAQAVFTGAVFAQLRGFVSQGQAAYAALSLLVLVLAALTIWLNLYAGALERRRSVALLRTLGASRPLIFTLVLLETALTIGLGLALGVGLSYGFAALGGSVLGAALGFVLPPPDFEPALVGRVLLLLPLGLLAALIPAYQATQESPLDYL; this is encoded by the coding sequence GTGATCTTCTGGATCGGCCTGCGCAACCTGCGGGTGCGCGCGCTGGCGACGTTCCTGACGGTGTGGGTGGTGGCGCTCGCCACGGCCATCGCGCTGGTGGTGCCGCTCACCCTGCGCCAGCTCGACCGCGGCGCCACCGAGGCGGTGCAAGTTTTCGACCTGCTCGTCACCGCCAAGGGCAGCCCCACCCAGGCGGTCCTGTCGAGCCTCTTTTATCTGGACGTGCCGATCGGCAACCTTCCCTACGCGCGCTACCGCGCGCTCGCCGACGACCCGCGCACGGTCCGCGCGGTGCCGCTCGGCTTTGGCGACAACGTCCGCGGCTATCCCTTGGTCGGCACCACGGCCGAGTTCTTTTCGCTGCGCCTCGAGCAGGGCGCAGCTCCTTACTTCCGCCTGCGCCAGGGCGAGGCGTTCGCGCTCCCCTTCCAGGCGGTCCTGGGCGCTCGCGTCGCGCAGGCCATGGGCCTCGGGCTTGGCGACGCCTTCGGCACCACCCACGGGCACGTGCACATTCCCGAACTCGAGGGGGCCGCGCACGCCCATGTCCACCCCGCCACCCAGCGCGAGATTCGCGAGGAGATCCGGCGCCTGCAAGCTCAGGTGGGCGAGGCTGGGGACGAAGCCCAGCGCCTCGATTTGCGCCGGCAGCTGCGCAGCGAGCTGGCGCGCCTCCACCAAGACGCCGGGGTGCCCGCGGGCGACGATTGGACCGCGGGCCTCCAGCACGCCGAGGAGTACACCGTGGTCGGCGTCCTCGAGCCGACCGGCGGCCCCGTCGATCAGGCGGTCCTGGTCGACCTCGAGTCGCTGTGGCTGGTCCACGGCCAGTTCGACCCGGCGAGCCGCGGCGTCACCGCCATCCTCTACACCGCCGAGCGGCTGAGCGACTACTACGCGGTCGCGCAGGAGGTGAACGCCAGCCCGGACGCGCAGGCGGTCTTCACCGGCGCGGTCTTCGCGCAGCTGCGCGGCTTCGTTTCGCAGGGCCAGGCGGCCTATGCGGCGCTCTCGCTCCTGGTCTTGGTCTTGGCGGCCCTCACCATCTGGCTCAACCTCTACGCGGGCGCGCTCGAGCGCCGCAGGTCGGTGGCGCTGTTGCGCACCCTGGGGGCGAGCCGCCCGCTCATCTTCACGCTGGTCTTGCTCGAGACGGCCCTCACCATCGGCCTTGGCCTCGCCTTGGGCGTCGGCCTCAGTTACGGCTTCGCCGCCTTGGGCGGGAGTGTGCTCGGCGCGGCACTCGGTTTCGTCTTGCCGCCGCCGGACTTTGAACCGGCGCTCGTCGGGCGGGTGCTGCTGCTCTTGCCGCTCGGACTCCTCGCGGCGCTCATTCCGGCGTACCAGGCGACGCAGGAAAGCCCGCTCGATTACCTGTGA
- a CDS encoding ATP-binding cassette domain-containing protein, with product LGLGERLRHLPRRLSTGERQRVALARAVAHRPGLLLADEPTAHLDRPRAEQALALLRETARDLEATLLLATHDPWVVGAFERRIEVAR from the coding sequence GGCTCGGGCTCGGCGAGCGCCTGCGCCACCTGCCGAGGCGGCTGTCGACGGGCGAGCGGCAGCGCGTGGCCCTGGCGCGCGCCGTCGCGCACCGGCCGGGACTGTTGCTGGCGGACGAGCCCACCGCGCACCTGGACCGTCCGCGCGCCGAGCAGGCATTGGCGCTGCTGCGCGAGACCGCCCGGGACCTGGAGGCCACGCTGCTGCTGGCGACGCACGATCCCTGGGTCGTCGGGGCCTTTGAGCGCCGCATCGAGGTGGCCCGGTGA
- a CDS encoding YibE/F family protein — MSRLPVSRGLEGARGRVLLWLLAGFFGFALAQTPDEGYAEGRIVGADHELRVAVVRLAGGDVVQAELGAAAGATGLPEFQAGERVELYYQRDQGGARRYLVSDWVRRPSLYWLVGLFLVVAVVVARAKGLRAFISTACSLAIAVGFVVPGILAGYSPVLVSLLGVGTILVLAIYFVHGVSWSTTAALVGTFAAVVVTMAIGLYFVDLARLTGFGSHEAIYINLAAAQVNLKGMILAGLLIGALGALTDITIVQASVVRELAHANPRFGMRALYARAMNVGLDHIGSLVNTLVLAYTGAALPLLVLLRLQATSLPQALNVEPVAVEVVHTLVGSIGLILAVPLTTFIAAFLFRGDRLPLRPGELEHAHHH, encoded by the coding sequence ATGAGCCGATTACCCGTGAGCCGTGGCCTGGAGGGCGCGCGCGGCAGGGTACTGCTGTGGTTGCTGGCGGGGTTTTTCGGCTTTGCGCTCGCGCAGACGCCGGACGAAGGCTACGCCGAAGGCCGAATCGTGGGCGCCGACCACGAGTTGCGGGTAGCGGTCGTGCGGCTTGCCGGCGGCGATGTGGTGCAGGCCGAGCTCGGCGCGGCCGCTGGGGCGACGGGCCTGCCCGAGTTTCAGGCGGGAGAGCGCGTCGAGCTCTACTACCAGCGCGATCAAGGCGGCGCGCGGCGCTACCTCGTGTCGGACTGGGTGCGCCGCCCGAGTCTCTACTGGCTGGTGGGCCTCTTTCTGGTCGTGGCGGTGGTGGTCGCGCGCGCCAAGGGCTTGCGCGCCTTCATCTCGACGGCGTGCAGCCTGGCGATTGCGGTGGGCTTCGTGGTGCCGGGGATCCTCGCGGGCTACAGCCCGGTGCTTGTCTCGCTCTTGGGCGTCGGGACGATACTGGTCTTGGCGATCTACTTCGTGCACGGCGTCTCCTGGAGCACGACCGCGGCGCTCGTCGGGACCTTCGCGGCGGTCGTCGTCACCATGGCGATCGGGCTCTACTTCGTCGACCTGGCGCGGCTGACGGGCTTCGGGAGCCACGAGGCTATCTACATCAACCTCGCGGCGGCGCAGGTCAACCTCAAGGGCATGATCTTGGCGGGGCTCTTGATAGGCGCGCTCGGAGCGCTCACCGATATCACCATCGTGCAGGCCAGCGTGGTGCGCGAGCTCGCCCACGCCAACCCGCGTTTCGGCATGCGCGCGCTGTACGCGCGCGCGATGAACGTCGGCCTCGACCATATCGGCTCGCTCGTCAACACGCTGGTGCTCGCCTACACCGGCGCCGCGCTGCCCCTCCTGGTCCTCTTGCGGTTGCAGGCGACCAGCCTGCCGCAGGCGCTGAACGTCGAGCCGGTCGCGGTGGAGGTGGTGCATACCCTGGTCGGCTCGATCGGGCTGATCCTGGCGGTTCCCCTGACGACCTTCATCGCGGCCTTCTTGTTTCGCGGCGACCGGCTGCCGCTGAGGCCCGGAGAACTCGAGCATGCGCATCATCACTGA
- a CDS encoding ROK family transcriptional regulator, translated as MEPLQNGHVRELNRLSVYRILQSNRKLSRADIARATLLSAPTVASIVQGFVAAGLAAEVGQAYSAGGRPAQLVRFVSDARHVLSLDLSGNHARGAAIDLLGAVQGSFDGPKLAPGSENALFTWLGEVLSRHSRTGTNIARLAVAVPGVVAPRSGHVRLAPALGWDDYPLAEKLHRETGLEAVLENDVNALAIAELHYGSGRHHHHVLYVAIGSGIGAGLVIDGRLYRGADSAAGEIGYSILPHVAVPAKINLGIPGPLEQHLLELIPAFSDSAGHLQLEGAASRQAFETFADDLGLILHNLTCLLNPELVVIAWPIGAERLIARLQAGWRSPLSLKIAPAALGPDAALRGVARLALDGLEQELCASRAPAGGEHALAYGL; from the coding sequence ATGGAGCCTTTACAAAACGGTCATGTGCGCGAGCTGAACCGGCTGAGCGTCTACCGCATCCTGCAATCGAACCGGAAGCTCAGCCGCGCCGACATCGCCCGGGCCACGCTCCTGAGCGCTCCTACCGTCGCCAGTATCGTCCAGGGATTCGTCGCCGCCGGCCTAGCGGCCGAGGTCGGCCAGGCCTACTCCGCCGGGGGGCGGCCGGCGCAACTCGTGCGCTTCGTCTCGGACGCCCGCCACGTCCTCAGTTTGGACCTGAGCGGCAACCACGCGCGCGGTGCGGCCATCGATCTGCTGGGTGCGGTGCAGGGCAGCTTCGACGGCCCAAAACTTGCCCCCGGCTCGGAGAACGCGCTCTTCACCTGGTTGGGTGAGGTTCTTTCGCGGCACAGCCGGACGGGCACCAACATCGCCAGGCTGGCGGTCGCCGTTCCCGGCGTCGTGGCGCCTCGGAGCGGCCATGTCCGCCTCGCCCCGGCCCTGGGCTGGGACGACTATCCCCTTGCCGAAAAGCTCCACCGGGAAACCGGGCTGGAGGCGGTGCTCGAGAACGACGTCAACGCCCTGGCGATCGCCGAGCTCCACTACGGCAGCGGCCGCCACCACCACCACGTCCTCTACGTCGCCATCGGCAGCGGCATAGGCGCGGGCCTGGTCATCGACGGGCGGCTCTACCGCGGTGCCGACTCCGCCGCCGGCGAGATCGGCTACAGCATACTGCCGCACGTCGCGGTGCCCGCCAAAATAAATCTGGGGATTCCTGGCCCCCTCGAGCAGCACCTGCTCGAGCTCATTCCCGCTTTCAGCGATTCCGCCGGTCATCTCCAGCTCGAGGGGGCGGCCTCGCGGCAAGCCTTCGAGACCTTCGCCGACGACCTCGGTTTGATCCTTCACAACCTCACTTGCCTGCTCAACCCGGAACTGGTGGTGATCGCCTGGCCTATAGGCGCCGAACGGCTCATCGCGCGGCTGCAGGCAGGCTGGCGCTCGCCGCTCTCCCTCAAGATCGCTCCCGCTGCGCTCGGCCCGGACGCCGCCCTGCGCGGGGTGGCGCGCCTGGCGCTCGACGGGCTCGAGCAGGAACTCTGCGCCTCGCGCGCGCCGGCAGGAGGTGAGCATGCTCTGGCATACGGTTTATAG